The following are from one region of the Nostoc cf. commune SO-36 genome:
- a CDS encoding pentapeptide repeat-containing protein produces the protein MKNISPRNNIQPSKISLWINTFQEKFKNNQYYSPKQRLRIASQQLGHNTIESSLAIISELEQIAQSYPQYHWIIIDILATFVRENALCIPQEKVTNNLSAKLRVDIQAALTVIARRDANKDPEGEQLDLSYTDMRGANLNGANLKQTNLYQANLAGANLKEANLAGAILSAANLEGANLHLANLEGAILSAANLERANLCAANLHRASLYLAALHISTLNDAILDGANLREIKFSQ, from the coding sequence ATGAAAAATATTTCACCAAGAAATAATATACAGCCATCAAAAATATCCCTGTGGATAAACACTTTCCAAGAAAAATTTAAAAATAATCAGTATTATTCGCCAAAGCAACGTTTAAGAATAGCAAGTCAACAGCTAGGACATAACACAATAGAAAGCAGTCTAGCTATAATTAGTGAGCTAGAACAAATTGCCCAAAGTTACCCACAGTACCACTGGATAATTATAGACATTCTTGCTACTTTTGTGCGAGAAAATGCTCTTTGTATTCCCCAAGAGAAAGTAACAAACAACCTGTCAGCAAAACTTCGTGTAGATATTCAAGCAGCTCTCACTGTTATCGCTAGAAGAGATGCAAACAAAGACCCAGAAGGTGAGCAGCTTGACTTGAGCTATACGGACATGAGAGGAGCAAACTTGAATGGGGCGAATCTAAAACAAACAAATCTTTATCAAGCTAATCTAGCGGGAGCTAACCTTAAAGAAGCTAATCTAGCGGGAGCAATACTTAGTGCAGCTAACCTTGAAGGGGCTAATTTACATTTAGCCAACTTAGAAGGAGCAATCCTCAGTGCAGCCAACCTAGAGAGGGCTAACCTTTGTGCAGCTAATCTGCATCGTGCAAGTTTATATCTAGCTGCGTTACATATCTCAACTCTCAATGATGCCATACTCGATGGGGCAAATCTTAGAGAAATCAAATTCTCTCAGTAA
- a CDS encoding pentapeptide repeat-containing protein, which translates to MSSKKTDTQLNWLITITVIFGFSLTIIFFVLSSIKELSIQEKIQYRNQALTTTAIIFLASAAMVNTYYAARRAQAMQKNAIAAEKNLEIGLQNTKLNQDRLIAERFMGAIGQLGHEKVETRTGAIYALERVAQDFPKEHWTIMEILTAFVRENAPIQHVKGEQQKPEYQAEVYSSRRRIEPRPTQPLDQNLHEELPKIRTDIQAALTVISRRNLLEDPKDQKLDLRNTDIRLADLLKANLQQADLRGADLSGADLRGADLSGADLSGAKLIRSILYETKLEKASLCRANLCWANLNRTNFTGANLRSANLSGASLRAANLQGANLYKANLQQATLKVANLSGAKLFLANLQGAKLGKANLQLTGLIGANLCGANLNGANLSGANLNAAKLHQTEVYFANLSEASLTEADLFQANLIGANLYRATFYQANLTQANLMGANFSETNLNDVKLEGTILTGAKNLELQQITDALGDRTTRLPDYIEAPTHWRQSS; encoded by the coding sequence ATGTCTTCTAAAAAGACAGACACTCAGTTGAATTGGTTGATAACCATAACAGTTATATTTGGCTTCTCATTGACTATAATTTTTTTCGTATTGTCTAGTATTAAAGAATTGTCAATACAGGAAAAAATACAGTATAGAAACCAAGCATTAACCACTACTGCAATAATTTTTCTCGCATCGGCAGCAATGGTTAATACTTATTATGCGGCAAGGCGTGCCCAAGCGATGCAGAAAAATGCGATCGCAGCTGAGAAAAATCTCGAAATTGGTCTGCAAAATACAAAACTCAATCAAGACAGATTGATTGCAGAGCGCTTTATGGGGGCAATTGGGCAGCTTGGGCATGAAAAAGTCGAAACGCGGACAGGCGCAATTTATGCATTAGAAAGAGTTGCTCAGGATTTTCCGAAAGAACATTGGACAATCATGGAAATCCTCACTGCCTTTGTGCGAGAGAATGCACCTATCCAGCACGTAAAAGGGGAGCAACAAAAGCCAGAATATCAAGCAGAAGTTTACTCAAGTAGACGTAGAATTGAGCCGCGTCCTACACAGCCGTTAGATCAAAATCTCCATGAAGAATTACCAAAAATACGCACCGATATTCAAGCAGCCCTAACTGTTATCAGCAGACGTAATTTACTCGAAGACCCAAAAGATCAGAAACTTGATTTACGTAACACCGATATTAGACTAGCAGACTTGTTAAAAGCTAACCTGCAACAAGCAGATTTACGTGGGGCTGACTTGAGTGGGGCTGACTTACGTGGGGCTGACTTGAGTGGGGCTGACCTTAGTGGCGCTAAACTCATTAGGTCTATTCTCTATGAAACCAAATTAGAAAAAGCTAGCTTATGTAGAGCTAACCTTTGTTGGGCTAACCTCAACCGTACCAACTTCACCGGGGCAAACCTGCGTTCAGCCAACCTATCTGGAGCAAGTCTGCGTGCAGCTAATCTGCAAGGGGCGAACCTCTATAAAGCTAACTTGCAACAAGCAACCTTAAAAGTTGCCAACCTCTCAGGGGCAAAGCTGTTTTTAGCTAATTTGCAAGGAGCCAAATTGGGGAAAGCCAACCTACAGCTAACGGGTTTGATTGGTGCTAACCTTTGTGGGGCTAATTTAAATGGTGCTAATCTTTCAGGGGCTAATTTGAATGCAGCCAAACTTCATCAAACAGAAGTCTATTTTGCCAATCTCTCAGAAGCCAGCTTAACGGAAGCTGATTTGTTTCAGGCTAACCTCATTGGAGCAAATTTATATCGGGCAACTTTTTATCAAGCTAACCTGACTCAGGCAAACCTGATGGGAGCTAACTTTTCAGAGACTAACCTTAATGATGTCAAACTGGAAGGGACAATTTTGACAGGAGCTAAAAATTTAGAGCTGCAGCAGATTACAGACGCACTTGGCGATCGCACTACTCGTCTACCTGATTATATCGAAGCACCGACACACTGGCGGCAGTCTAGTTAA